Part of the Zingiber officinale cultivar Zhangliang chromosome 6A, Zo_v1.1, whole genome shotgun sequence genome, TAAAACATCAGGAGCGCTGTAAACATATCTATATAATGGTTAGTAGTGCACAGGCTGAAATATGTATATTACAACAGAGGATCCAGTCACATATCCTATAAATGTTAACAAAAAAAATGTCAAACAAGATAATAACTCAATACTTGATTAACCCAGACAATCAACAATcaatttaagacaatcaaatggcAAGTTCAAAGTTTGTAAATTTTAAGAAAAGTTTGTGCATTCCATCTAATctttacaaaacaaaacaaagaaactaaAGATGTGGGATCTTCATCACTAGTAAATGAGAAATGTTTCACAAGAAAAACATCTGGTTAATTAAATGGAAACAAGTTTCTTGGCTCTCACAATCATCTTTATACATGTAATTCATGCAAATTCTAAAAAAACAATTTATTCATTCCTCATACATGAATGCAATTATTTCATGTTTGACATATCAAAAACACAAATGCTATGAATCCAGATTTCTTTACGGTGGCTGCTGAGATATTGATAACCATTTGAAGTTCCATGAAGAGGTCAAGAAAAGCAACTGTTGGTAGAGTTATACAACTTTTGCACACAGAAACAAGTGTGCAGAGAAAACTTCTCAGCTACAAGACTTAGGTGGGAGTAACTAGTGGCTTCCACTGGGGCATATAATCATGCCGTCCAAGAGGCAAACCCAGAAGAAGCTAATGAATATAGGTTTTTGAAGGTAGAGCTTGTTGCATTAAGGTACGTAATAGCCATAACATGTTATGCAATTTTCTCCCACCCAAAGAATcacaagacatctttccttatcATGTGTGCTCTTGAGCAAGCAACAATAAATACTGAACAATGTCTTCTCTTTCAACTTCTTAATGTTATCCATACGAGATTTTGCATATAGTGTTCATGGAAACATCAACAAGCCTTAAAAATAGAATGCTGGTGAAACAAATTCGCAGTGTTTCCGAAAAACTGTCAAAGAAACACACAATTGCAGCTGAAATTCAATTTACTTCCTCCAAGTTTGAACCTGCATAATGGTACAAGTAGTTGGCAACGTGGAAATGAAAataatatagctactaattgtgaACTGAGCTGTTATACCAGCACGAGAAATATTGTTTAGACCGAAGAAACAACCATATAGGAAAGAGATACAGAATAGGTGCATGTTTTCCAACATCCGTAGGTTTATACCAAACTGAATGAAAAAACACAAAGTTTTGCTCTTCTAACTTCATTATTGTCTCATCAAGAACCAGACATCAAACCAAAGGAATTAACATAGGTTTTCCAAGTAACTTCTaaattgataaatataaattaggACAGGGAAAAAACTCAGATTTGAAAATTGATTACTTAAGGATTTCAGATTTAGTTCTCCATTCATGGCATTCATTAACGAAAAACTAAATCATCAAATGTCACGTGAGCTGCATCCACCTCTAATGCCTAAGAGTACAACTATTGATGCCCTAAACTTTGCCAAACTTCATCCCTGAACTTCAATTTGCCTCTCATGCATCTATACAAATTTCACAAGTATGTAACATTActtatcttgattcatgcacaAGTGATGCTACACAACTAATTTTTGAATCACCTCaattgagaaagaaaaggaaatagatCAAAGAGAAAGTTTAATGCTTTATTAGCCATTGCTAGTATGTATTCAACACAATGTAAAGtctttatataataaattttcatgcctatggcctgtgtacctgcatgaacctccctccatatccgtggggccggcactaggggggccactaaggtagcggatctaccttttttatataataaattttcaaattgattcagccacttgaaattttcaaactaaattagttTTCACTTCGCATTTTGGAAATCAGCTTAAATtacttttttttcaaaaaaaaaaaaactaccaaTTAACATGTCCACATGAACCAGAAACTAGAATAATCTTGCTCTACAAAGTATTGTTTTAAAAAAAGGTATTTGGCATAGCTACACATGTTAGTACAATTATGGTCCAACTTGGTGGTATTAGACTTGTTTGGTTTGTTTGGTAAATCTTTTGTCAAAGGTATTTATTTGATTCAAGTGTTTAAGTTAGGATAATGTGTTAAGTGTACATGGTGTATGAAGTGGGTAAAGATAAATTGGATATTTGACCATGGATAAAGTCCAACTggatgggtcaaggttaactagaCACTTGATAATAGGGAAAAACCAATAGGTGTTGATAGAGAAAAAGTAGAATAGGTGTTGGCAAAAAAAAAAGTTCAGTGTTTGTGGAGTGAAAAGTCCCACATGTGTTGGTAAAGGAAAAGTCCAATAGGCATTGGCAAAGTAAAAGTATTTGCAGAAGAAAAGATCAAACATGGGTTGCAACTAGAAGTCTTGGTATGCAAGTGAAAGTTCAAGTAAGTCAAGTTGATTGATACTAGACAAATCATGAAGTGTCAAAGCAAGGTCTCTTAGCAAAGGAAGTTCCAAAAGAGAGGCCTATTGACATGTTAAAGCCTTAGTAAATGAAGGTTGATGAAGTCCCAAAGGCAAGCCTCTTGACAGAGAAAGTCGCAAATGCAACGTCTCTTGGCAAGTGAAAGTCTTtctaggtcaaggttggccaATACTACACATACAAGAAAGTCCCATAGACAGAGTCACTTGGCACAGGAAGTCCCTCAAAAGTAAGTCTCTTGGCAAAACAAGGAAGTCCTAGAGGTATGACCTCCGGGTAGGGAAGTCTAAGTGAAACGAGTGTCTATGAGTGACTGATACTTTAGGTTTTAGGAAGACTTGACTTAAGCGAAAACTTGACCTTAGAATTGGTTGGAGTCGATGATCCAGCTGACTAAAAaattaattcacttaattaatgaTTGTGAATTAGGCAATCAACTCAGGCTGATTTACCAATGAACAAAACATTTATGTTTGTGGGTCTATCAACTAGGAcaaaatcaattgattggttgatagAAGATCAATCAATTCAAGTATCCATTGAGGAGCCAAGCACACGATTAGACATAGATGACTCAACTATCTATCCATTGGCAGACAAAAGGCTAAAGCAGTCATGAGCACAATCGACTGGAGTATGTTAGTAATCAATTGAAGGGAGGAAATCAAATAGTAGGGTATAAGAAAGAAAACAATAGGAGTTTTTGGCAACAATCTTAAGTAATCTTACACAACTAAAAGAAATCAAAAGCAAGTGAAAGCAAAACCAAAGAGATCTTTAATCTTGTATTGTTTCTTATTGTTGTAATCACTGTATTACTTATTTGTTTATCTTCTTATTCATTATAAAGAGAGGTtgtaagggtttctccaccttcaaaaGGCATCCAAAAAGGAGAAAGTATAGACAATTTTTGTGAGTGTTTCACTGATGAAACATAAGCTGTGAAGTAGGAACCAAGGGCTCTGAACCACATAACAACTAAGTGTTAGGATTACTTATGTCTTACATTAAATGTTTTATATTTTGTTACGTACTAACTTAATTGTAGGCATGAGAAAAGTACTTGAGCAATCAGCTATTTACCCACCCTTAACCTCACCATCGATCCAATAGCACATGCATCTGCATATGAAGTACTTCCATGCAGCACATAAACCCAGATATGAATGTAGAAAGCATTCACCTTCATTAACTTGCGTAGATTCAGCTCGCTAGTTCAGTAGTTTTATGCAACTTAATATCTTTAAGGATGCACTAGACAATGAGTCAATCATTATAGTATAATTAAGTttaatcaaaaaaataataatttataatttataataggAAAAATAATTAAGAGAAGAGACTTATTGACAAAAAGAATGTAGATGTTACGGAGGTGATGCAAAAATACTAGATGCTAAGTTGATTCATGAGGTGATCCATCTTCAAATGCTTCAATATATAAAGGGCAGCCCGGTACACGAAGCTTTCCCAATGCGGGGTCCCGTGAAAGGGTCGGATCACATTGGATCTATTGTACACAACTTTACCTTgcattttgcaagaggttgtttttgCAACTCAAACTTGTGACTTCAaagtcacatggcaacaactttatagTTGCGCTAAGTATATAcacacatcaaaataaataaaatggaaTAAGCATATTTTAGCAATATTTTCTCCACTTGATATCCTTTTTGAGTCCATGGTCAAATATAAGATGCTTACCAAACATTTATTTTAGGTACTAGCGAGCAAAGCATAAGTTTAATGATTTGAAATGCCTCGTCTTACCAATGTCAAGAAAGAAGCTATGCCCATCTCCATGTTGTCATGAAATCAACAATCAATATCCAAGGTAGCTTGGATCCCCAAGATATTCTGCAATCTCATCCAGCTTAACCTTGATAAACTCATGACTACCAGCCTCCCTTATCACTCCAGTTTCTTTCTCAGCATTTCTCTCTACTAGATTTCCAAAAATTCCCTTGTGCTTCCCATACAACACAAGCACTGATCCTCCTAGCTTAGGCAGAGCTGTCTCCAAGATGTCCTGACCAACACATTGTACCAATTCTTGGCTTCCATCCATAGAAATGTCGCAGGTTGTTGGTCCAACCACATCAATCACCTTACCCTTCTGCAGGTACAACTTTCCACCCATGAAATCCTTGCTGATTATTCTGACTCGAATATAACTTGTAAGCCATCGGACCTTGGGTACCCCATTACGATCAGTGCTCATGGTGCTTTGCTGCACGATGTTACTCTTGTCCTCTCTTCTTGTTTCCATgctcctcctctcctctctcttccTGTTATCCTTCTTCCCACTCTTGTACTCATCTTCTGATTTCTTAAGCTTCTTCAGGAACTTCTCTTCCTCCGCTGATCCCAACTCAGCCACCATATCATGACTTAGCTTcacctcctctccactcctctgcAGCTTCAAGACAAgctcaaaattttcaaaactcttCAAGACTATTCCTTTGGAACCCATATATCTGCCTGATATAACCCTGAgtaccttctccttctctcttgcttTCTCTTTTGAGCCTTCCACAACCCAAgagcctcttctcttcttgggatCACCCGTAGATGGGTTGTATCCGAGACCTTCAGATCCACCCTTTCTCTTGTATTCAAAGACATTGGTGTCAGCTAGATTCTTGTTCCGTCCAATCACCTGGCCTTGGTTCCACCCATACCCAGCAAGGACAGCGGCAGCAAAGTCCTCCACCTTGACTTGTTCGAAAGCCTCCATGCTTTGTTCTTCCGGCCGATCCTTCACATCTTCCCTATATCTCCGAAAATCTTCGTCCTGGGCACGGCTGCGTCCACGGCCAGACCCGCCCCCTTCCTCTCGGTGGGATCTGGATTCATCGGTCGAACGAAGGGTGAGCCCATACGGGATGCTCCCAGCAGGGGCGTCGCCGGTAGAGGTGTCTAGGACAAAGCGGGTGGTTGTGTCAGCGGAGGGGTCGTCATCGGCGGTGGGAAGGGGGAGGAGGTTCTTCATCCGCTTCAAGGCAGGGCTGCTGTAGGCGTTGGGAATCGGGGCGATGACGAGCTTGGAGTCGTCGGGATTAGGGACTGCGGAGGGATCGAAGATGGTGACGAATTGGGGTTTCGAGCCGAAATCATTGGTAGGCGGCCGGGTGAGCTTGGAGGCTGGGGGGCGAGATGAGGGcttggaagaggagaaggagaaggaaagcTTTGTCGCTTCTTTCTCCATGATTCCTCCTAGGCGGCCGAGAGAGGCGTAAAGGATGGGGAATGAAGGAGTTCGGACTTGGGACTTTCTCACATAAATTAAACTTGTTAAGGGTTTCAAAATGCTTCAGATTTAACGATTTTTTTAACGTCTTTAAATTTAacgatttttaagaattttcttacattatatttttactataaaaatacatccttttccttaaaaaaaaaaactaaaaggtGTTCCTTTTTAAGGTTGGGTCAAATTTTTTACGAATAATTTATCAAACAACATATCTGATTTTACATACtactcaaaaatatatatatatatatacccattTTGAAACGGATCAAATTATACCTATCCCTTCTAATTTTCTTTTCCATAATACCTCTCttctattttagtttattttattttattaaaaaaaacttaatctcTCACTACTTCTCTTTGATATTTATTTCCTCTATTGTCAAATCATTGATGGCTGACCATCATCATCTCTTCACCTTTATCCAACTGTACAAAGATACACGATAAGTTGACGATAATTTTAAATCAAGGTTGAACTTTAGACCGATTCATAGTGATCAACTCCGTCAATTTTAAAACGAACATTGgaggttatatatatattatttttcaacatttaatctcttttttttaatttttttgttattgtcagaGGTCAAACCCAACAAGTCAGAAAAGTCGATCATGCGAGGAGGAAAATGAGCACTTCTAGAGGATGAGATTAACTTCATCGATTTTTCACCAAAGTGTGACTCTGGTCATAGGAGTATCGGAGCATCCTTAGTGGCAAAGTAAATTTTTGATTtcggattaaaaattaaaattttatgtgtTTTAGGATGATTCTATTTTTCTAACGAGTAGCTATTTGATAAAATATCAAGACACCATGGAGGAAATTCACCGAGATAGAGATGAAGGAGAATGAATGTgagattatatttttttttaagaaaaaaaataaaactatgtaTACATTTTATCAATCTTACTCAATAGTATGCCTATTAAATTTACACTATAAGTCTATATCATTAGTTATTTATAAGTAATGAATATCAATCATTTAACATGTAAAGTGATAAATTCTACTTGTCttacttataatttataaaaattttaaaaaatttatctattaTGATATTCAAcgaaaataattaattttctatatgCAAATTAACATTCTATTTTCCATTTGAGTTTTCCTTATATTGACTCTAAATTTTTCTAGTATGCTATTTCTAAATTCCTTAGGGTGAGTTTGATTTatacattttctatttttattttttggaaaatgtgcatttctgaaaaatgatatttgatttatatttgccatgtctattttctaaaaaatagataaaattttatgaaaaaatagagaatgtctaaaagtcattttcttttttctagaaaatgcgcattttcaaaaaatgaaaatggaaaatgcACAAAACAAATACACCCTTATACTTTCATTGTCTTTTTATATTTCTAAGTCTAATCTTTGGCTACTGAATCTACAAAGACATACCAAGGAGAATCACTTAAAATATCTTATAATATCATCtagaatatttgaaaaaaaattagagaACTTAATTTTTCATTGGATGATACGGAGAACTTTATTCTTCCTAACCAGTATAATTGCAAGCATGTTGATTTActatgaatttttaaaaagaggaatattcataatattttattgttgttgtctACATAATTATTATTGATGTATATTATTAAttgttgttttatataaattattgtgTTCTTTTTGTGTGTtgttataatgtgtgttgttgttaTAAAACTTAATAGAactgttgttattattattgttgtaatGTTATTATATGACAATTGTAAATTGATGTTTTTTTATAGTA contains:
- the LOC121998054 gene encoding protein MOS2-like, which gives rise to MEKEATKLSFSFSSSKPSSRPPASKLTRPPTNDFGSKPQFVTIFDPSAVPNPDDSKLVIAPIPNAYSSPALKRMKNLLPLPTADDDPSADTTTRFVLDTSTGDAPAGSIPYGLTLRSTDESRSHREEGGGSGRGRSRAQDEDFRRYREDVKDRPEEQSMEAFEQVKVEDFAAAVLAGYGWNQGQVIGRNKNLADTNVFEYKRKGGSEGLGYNPSTGDPKKRRGSWVVEGSKEKAREKEKVLRVISGRYMGSKGIVLKSFENFELVLKLQRSGEEVKLSHDMVAELGSAEEEKFLKKLKKSEDEYKSGKKDNRKREERRSMETRREDKSNIVQQSTMSTDRNGVPKVRWLTSYIRVRIISKDFMGGKLYLQKGKVIDVVGPTTCDISMDGSQELVQCVGQDILETALPKLGGSVLVLYGKHKGIFGNLVERNAEKETGVIREAGSHEFIKVKLDEIAEYLGDPSYLGY